The Salvia miltiorrhiza cultivar Shanhuang (shh) chromosome 1, IMPLAD_Smil_shh, whole genome shotgun sequence genome has a window encoding:
- the LOC131004321 gene encoding uncharacterized protein At4g18490-like isoform X2 — MADPQKNNRVSVNVKEKDPLQDLEIGNDFFSWKSMSIGEGDGLDFDIAPVSKGNKKLFNFEKADMDFNLDADFGKMSSFNLDISDLDNSPPLKKDAKSKEKPQESSSGKNKGKTDRFAFGFDFDELDDFSFDSPKKEGTKAQSDNKESSSNGSGCQDKEGSTHINETGSKSTSKDGPQKPSLPESRITFDMDFEPTREICPSNFAMDDIVTQEHLAAIDEGPTGEVKGPLETTISREIPNISPSKKLVSRGQVDLEACITNDVMLDLSSDHLSNDEPSGCNSSALENKVDSVDANASGSNGEQDGNMTLVADSTFSYKHTISRNSQHHQAVAVSENIDETSVDNSSAGESKVSCMDTNASSLNGEQDANMVLVAGSPCDYEHTSKASEHDQPVVFSENINGERTQDGIENHAEEDRERAELGQTNSLVEISCTTGDVSGISCDSDTQSSRENQEPSHEMIKSSLTSEPADPLAKPIENITEPLMNFSRPSVQLEKPECPIPKASIQATFSSLSSKQITSAQPSLVKGRNGDAAQSDRKLSLQCSKTLLRGIIPQIQSQKSCSHLNIYGEDPVADGSRNGSNLNDSSAKQVKDMEKIKSAPRQREVFTKDLDNPRMETNSKAAESSGNPKILASILSNKNTSAQEHRTSATEGGRKPPDLSGLKLSRLSIDSTKSPILREIKPVGNSSQKSVSVSKIPFGTAHLSDQCRQTISTLSVKRALEDDTADTSALHPAKRLSQSVATSRNFLETTEKVLKKAPINRMEDDRIKSTIGNSHELKAKGVEISSSTKNDSNIKLADACSKELDDLCDILRKKHDEAKELLAQAILNNNKLLMLNNPQLDEKISFKLSTSTDFVGSIFIIHANTHCVGLYY; from the exons ATGGCAGACCCTCAGAAGAATAATCGTGTTTCTGTCAATGTGAAGGAGAAAGATCCTTTGCAAG ATCTGGAAATTGGGAATGATTTCTTTTCTTGGAAATCAATGTCAATTGGAGAGGGGGATGGGCTGGATTTTGACATCGCTCCAGTTTCTAAGGGCAATAAGAAACTATTTAACTTTGAGAAAGC GGATATGGATTTTAATTTGGACGCTGATTTCGGAAAGATGTCATCTTTCAATTTGGATATATCCGATCTGGATAACTCACCACCACTTAAAAAAGATGCAAAATCAAAGGAGAAGCCGCAAGAATCATCCAGTGGAAAGAATAAAGGAAAAACTGATCGCTTTGCTTTTGGATTTGATTTTGACGA GTTGGACGATTTCAGTTTTGACTCCCCAAAAAAAGAAGGTACAAAAGCTCAGAGTGATAACAAAGAAAGTTCTTCAAATGGAAGTGGCTGTCAAGATAAGGAAGGTTCTACTCACATAAATGAAACTGGAAGTAAGAGTACTTCAAAAGATGGACCTCAAAAGCCATCTTTACCAGAGAGCCGGATCACTTTTGACATGGATTTTGAACCCACAAGGGAAATTTGTCCTTCAAATTTTGCCATGGATGACATTGTTACTCAAGAACATTTAGCTGCAATTGATGAAGGACCAACTGGTGAAGTGAAAGGTCCTCTGGAGACAACAATATCCAGGGAAATTCCAAATATCAGTCCATCTAAAAAGTTGGTTTCCCGAGGACAAGTTGATCTTGAAGCTTGTATTACAAATGATGTAATGCTGGACTTGTCATCTGATCATCTGTCTAACGATGAGCCAAGTGGATGTAATTCATCAGCTCTGGAGAATAAGGTTGACTCTgtggatgcaaatgctagtggCTCCAACGGAGAACAAGATGGTAATATGACATTGGTTGCTGATTCAACATTTAGTTACAAACATACAATATCTAGAAACTCACAGCACCACCAGGCTGTTGCAGTCTCCGAGAACATTGATGAGACAAGTGTAGATAATTCATCAGCAGGAGAGAGCAAGGTCAGCTGTATGGATACCAATGCTAGCAGCTTAAATGGAGAACAAGATGCTAACATGGTATTGGTTGCTGGCTCACCCTGTGATTACGAACATACATCTAAAGCCTCCGAGCACGATCAGCCTGTTGTATTCTCAGAAAACATTAATGGCGAAAGGACTCAGGATGGAATCGAAAATCATGCGgaagaagatagagaaagagCTGAACTAGGTCAAACTAATTCACTTGTTGAAATTTCATGTACAACTGGGGATGTATCAGGGATATCCTGTGACAGTGATACACAATCTAGCAGGGAGAATCAGGAACCCTCTCACGAAATGATCAAGTCTTCATTAACCAG TGAGCCAGCTGATCCATTGGCCAAGCCAATTGAGAACATAACAGAACCCCTTATGAATTTCTCACGACCGTCAGTTCAGTTAGAGAAACCTGAATGTCCCATCCCGAAGGCGTCAATCCAAGCAACTTTTTCCTCATTAAGTAGTAAACAGATTACCTCTGCTCAACCAAGTCTAGTTAAAGGAAG GAATGGAGATGCGGCTCAAAGTGACAGAAAACTATCCTTGCAATGTTCTAAAACACTACTGAGGGGGATTATTCCCCAGATTCAGAGTCAGAAAAGTTGCAGTCATCTAAATATTTATGG AGAGGACCCTGTTGCTGATGGTTCGCGAAACGGCAGTAACTTGAATGATTCTAGTGCAAAACAAGTTAAGGACATGGAGAAAATAAAATCTGCACCGAGGCAAAGAGAAGTGTTTACGAAAGATCTAGATAATCCCAG AATGGAAACTAATAGTAAAGCAGCAGAAAGCAGTGGAAATCCAAAAATATTAGCATCTATACTgtcaaataaaaacacttctgcTCAAGAACACAGAACTTCTGCAACTGAAGGTGGTAGGAAGCCCCCTGATCTGTCTGGACTGAAACTTTCGAG ATTAAGCATTGATTCAACAAAATCACCAATTTTGAGAGAGATTAAACCAGTTGGAAATAGTAGTCAGAAAAGTGTTTCAGTAAGCAAAATACCATTTGGTACTGCTCATCTTTCGGACCAGTGTAGGCAAACAATTTCTACCCTATCTGTGAAGCGAGCATTAGAG GATGACACTGCAGATACTAGTGCCTTACATCCAGCTAAACGTCTTTCTCAATCAGTAGCTACGAGCAG GAATTTTTTGGAAACAACAGAAAAGGTTCTCAAAAAG GCACCCATCAATCGCATGGAAGATGATCGCATCAAAAGCACAATCGGAAACTCCCATGAATTGAAGGCTAAAGGAGTAGAGATATCATCCTCGACAAAAAATGATAGCAACATTAAACTGGCTGATGCTTGCAGCAAGGAACTTGATGAC CTTTGCGACATCCTGCGCAAGAAACATGATGAGGCCAAAGAACTACTGGCTCAAGCTATATTGAACAACAATAAGCTGCTGATGCTCAACAATCCCCAGTTGGATGAGAAGATATCCTTCAAGCTTTCCACTTCTACAGATTTTGTGGGTTCGATTTTCATAATTCATGCGAATACACACTGTGTTGGCCTTTACTACTGA
- the LOC131004370 gene encoding cationic amino acid transporter 2, vacuolar-like → MGFLSDTQNDNGNGNCAAGGFMSLVRRKQVDSDRAKTSSSHHHLAKALTIPHLIAIGVGSTIGAGVYILVGTVAREHSGPALTFSFLIAGIAAALSAFCYAELASRCPSAGSAYHYSYICVGEGVAWLIGWALILEYTIGGSAVARGISPNLALLFGGADSLPMFLARHTIPGIDVVVDPCAAILVFVVTGLLCVGIKESTFVQGIVTAANICAMIFVIVAGGYLGFKTGWPGYQLQSGYFPFGADGMLAGASTVFFSYIGFDSVASTAEEVKNPQRDLPMGIGLALSICCALYMLVSAVIVGLVPYFAMDPDTPISSAFASHGCNWAAYIVTIGACTALCSTLMGSILPQPRILMAMARDGLLPSFFSEVNKKTQVPLKSTIVTGILAALLAFFMDVEALSGMVSVGTLLAFTMVAISVLILRYIPPDVVPIPSSLQEAIDSVSSKYRSTTSLVDSDADDADAKAVTSENPVPVLVSKETTLEDPLLDKVAVQLNYFTNEENRRTIAGWAITCTCIGVLILTSAASSRTLISTYRYSICGVGGVLLLSGLISLTWIDQDDARHSFGHTGGFICPFVPLLPIASVLINVYLLINLGGDTWMRVSVWLAIGALVYALYGRNHSSLQNVIYVPAAHVDEIYDSISRPHP, encoded by the exons ATGGGATTTCTTAGTGATACACAGAATGATAATGGTAATGGAAACTGTGCCGCCGGGGGTTTCATGTCTCTCGTGAGGAGGAAACAGGTTGATTCTGATCGTGCCAAGACGTCGTCGTCTCATCATCATTTGGCTAAGGCTCTCACTATTCCTCATCTCATAGCCATAG GAGTTGGTTCAACTATCGGTGCTGGTGTATATATTCTTGTTGGTACTGTTGCAAGAGAGCACTCAGGGCCGGCGCTTACATTTTCCTTCCTGATTGCCGGAATAGCAGCTGCTCTTTCGGCATTCTGCTATGCTGAGCTAGCAAGTCGTTGCCCTTCTGCTGGAAGTGCCTATCACTATTCTTACATCTGCGTTGGAGAAGG TGTTGCTTGGTTGATTGGTTGGGCATTGATTTTGGAATACACGATAGGAGGTTCGGCAGTTGCCCGTGGCATCTCACCAAATCTG GCCTTGCTTTTTGGGGGGGCAGATAGCCTCCCTATGTTTCTAGCTCGCCATACCATCCCTGGGATTGATGTTGTAGTCGACCCTTGTGCAGCCATCTTAGTTTTTGTGGTCACTGGACTTTTATGTGTGGGAATCAAAGAG AGTACATTTGTCCAAGGAATTGTCACTGCAGCAAATATTTGTGCCATGATCTTCGTCATTGTAGCCGGAGGATATTTGGGTTTCAAAACTGGATGGCCTGGTTATCAACTTCAGTCAGG ATATTTTCCTTTTGGGGCTGATGGGATGCTTGCTGGTGCTTCAACTGTTTTCTTTTCATATATAGGGTTTGATTCAGTTGCTAGTACAGCAGAAGAG GTGAAGAATCCTCAGAGAGATTTGCCTATGGGTATTGGTCTTGCTCTGTCGATATGTTGCGCCCTGTATATGTTGGTTTCTGCAGTCATTGTTGGTTTAGTACCATATTTCGCAATGGATCCAGACACTCCCATCTCCTCAGCATTTGCTAGTCATGGTTGTAACTGGGCAGC GTATATAGTGACGATAGGAGCTTGTACTGCTCTTTGCTCAACATTGATGGGTTCAATCCTTCCACAG CCACGAATACTGATGGCAATGGCCAGAGATGGATTGCTACCATCATTTTTTTCAGAAGTTAATAAAAAAACTCAAGTTCCACTGAAGAGCACTATAGTGACTGGTATTCTTGCAGCACTCTTGGCATTCTTTATGGATGTGGAAGCGTTGTCTGGAATG GTTAGTGTTGGCACGCTTCTTGCATTTACTATGGTGGCAATTTCCGTGCTGATACTGAGATACATTCCACCGGATGTGGTTCCGATCCCATCATCACTTCAGGAAGCAATAGATTCAGTTTCTTCGAAGTATAGAAGCACCACTAGTCTTGTAGATTCTGATGCAGACGATGCCGATGCTAAAGCTGTTACATCAGAGAACCCTGTTCCAGTCCTAGTCAGCAAAGAAACAACTTTAGAAGATCCTCTTCTTGACAAAGTAGCTGTGCAGTTGAACT ATTTCACAAATGAGGAGAACCGGCGAACTATTGCTGGCTGGGCAATCACGTGCACGTGCATTGGTGTGCTCATTCTAACTTCTGCTGCTTCAAGTCGGACCCTAATTAG CACTTATCGGTATTCTATTTGTGGAGTTGGCGGAGTGCTCCTTCTGTCCGGTCTCATATCGCTTACATGGATCGACCAAGATGATGCAAGGCACAGTTTTGGCCACACTGGAG GATTCATTTGCCCATTTGTTCCATTGCTACCTATTGCCAGCGTACTCATCAATGTCTATCTATTAATCAACCTTGG CGGTGATACTTGGATGCGCGTATCAGTATGGCTCGCGATAGGTGCGCTTGTGTATGCTTTGTACGGCCGCAACCACAGCTCGTTGCAGAACGTGATCTACGTTCCTGCAGCTCATGTTGATGAAATCTACGACAGCATCTCCCGACCTCACCCGTAA
- the LOC131004321 gene encoding uncharacterized protein At4g18490-like isoform X3 — protein MADPQKNNRVSVNVKEKDPLQDLEIGNDFFSWKSMSIGEGDGLDFDIAPVSKGNKKLFNFEKADMDFNLDADFGKMSSFNLDISDLDNSPPLKKDAKSKEKPQESSSGKNKGKTDRFAFGFDFDELDDFSFDSPKKEGTKAQSDNKESSSNGSGCQDKEGSTHINETGSKSTSKDGPQKPSLPESRITFDMDFEPTREICPSNFAMDDIVTQEHLAAIDEGPTGEVKGPLETTISREIPNISPSKKLVSRGQVDLEACITNDVMLDLSSDHLSNDEPSGCNSSALENKVDSVDANASGSNGEQDGNMTLVADSTFSYKHTISRNSQHHQAVAVSENIDETSVDNSSAGESKVSCMDTNASSLNGEQDANMVLVAGSPCDYEHTSKASEHDQPVVFSENINGERTQDGIENHAEEDRERAELGQTNSLVEISCTTGDVSGISCDSDTQSSRENQEPSHEMIKSSLTSEPADPLAKPIENITEPLMNFSRPSVQLEKPECPIPKASIQATFSSLSSKQITSAQPSLVKGRNGDAAQSDRKLSLQCSKTLLRGIIPQIQSQKSCSHLNIYGREDPVADGSRNGSNLNDSSAKQVKDMEKIKSAPRQREVFTKDLDNPRMETNSKAAESSGNPKILASILSNKNTSAQEHRTSATEGGRKPPDLSGLKLSRLSIDSTKSPILREIKPVGNSSQKSVSVSKIPFGTAHLSDQCRQTISTLSVKRALEDDTADTSALHPAKRLSQSVATSRNFLETTEKVLKKAPINRMEDDRIKSTIGNSHELKAKGVEISSSTKNDSNIKLADACSKELDDLCDILRKKHDEAKELLAQAILNNNKLLMLNNPQLDEKIRATQNLFARLTVGGIQG, from the exons ATGGCAGACCCTCAGAAGAATAATCGTGTTTCTGTCAATGTGAAGGAGAAAGATCCTTTGCAAG ATCTGGAAATTGGGAATGATTTCTTTTCTTGGAAATCAATGTCAATTGGAGAGGGGGATGGGCTGGATTTTGACATCGCTCCAGTTTCTAAGGGCAATAAGAAACTATTTAACTTTGAGAAAGC GGATATGGATTTTAATTTGGACGCTGATTTCGGAAAGATGTCATCTTTCAATTTGGATATATCCGATCTGGATAACTCACCACCACTTAAAAAAGATGCAAAATCAAAGGAGAAGCCGCAAGAATCATCCAGTGGAAAGAATAAAGGAAAAACTGATCGCTTTGCTTTTGGATTTGATTTTGACGA GTTGGACGATTTCAGTTTTGACTCCCCAAAAAAAGAAGGTACAAAAGCTCAGAGTGATAACAAAGAAAGTTCTTCAAATGGAAGTGGCTGTCAAGATAAGGAAGGTTCTACTCACATAAATGAAACTGGAAGTAAGAGTACTTCAAAAGATGGACCTCAAAAGCCATCTTTACCAGAGAGCCGGATCACTTTTGACATGGATTTTGAACCCACAAGGGAAATTTGTCCTTCAAATTTTGCCATGGATGACATTGTTACTCAAGAACATTTAGCTGCAATTGATGAAGGACCAACTGGTGAAGTGAAAGGTCCTCTGGAGACAACAATATCCAGGGAAATTCCAAATATCAGTCCATCTAAAAAGTTGGTTTCCCGAGGACAAGTTGATCTTGAAGCTTGTATTACAAATGATGTAATGCTGGACTTGTCATCTGATCATCTGTCTAACGATGAGCCAAGTGGATGTAATTCATCAGCTCTGGAGAATAAGGTTGACTCTgtggatgcaaatgctagtggCTCCAACGGAGAACAAGATGGTAATATGACATTGGTTGCTGATTCAACATTTAGTTACAAACATACAATATCTAGAAACTCACAGCACCACCAGGCTGTTGCAGTCTCCGAGAACATTGATGAGACAAGTGTAGATAATTCATCAGCAGGAGAGAGCAAGGTCAGCTGTATGGATACCAATGCTAGCAGCTTAAATGGAGAACAAGATGCTAACATGGTATTGGTTGCTGGCTCACCCTGTGATTACGAACATACATCTAAAGCCTCCGAGCACGATCAGCCTGTTGTATTCTCAGAAAACATTAATGGCGAAAGGACTCAGGATGGAATCGAAAATCATGCGgaagaagatagagaaagagCTGAACTAGGTCAAACTAATTCACTTGTTGAAATTTCATGTACAACTGGGGATGTATCAGGGATATCCTGTGACAGTGATACACAATCTAGCAGGGAGAATCAGGAACCCTCTCACGAAATGATCAAGTCTTCATTAACCAG TGAGCCAGCTGATCCATTGGCCAAGCCAATTGAGAACATAACAGAACCCCTTATGAATTTCTCACGACCGTCAGTTCAGTTAGAGAAACCTGAATGTCCCATCCCGAAGGCGTCAATCCAAGCAACTTTTTCCTCATTAAGTAGTAAACAGATTACCTCTGCTCAACCAAGTCTAGTTAAAGGAAG GAATGGAGATGCGGCTCAAAGTGACAGAAAACTATCCTTGCAATGTTCTAAAACACTACTGAGGGGGATTATTCCCCAGATTCAGAGTCAGAAAAGTTGCAGTCATCTAAATATTTATGG CAGAGAGGACCCTGTTGCTGATGGTTCGCGAAACGGCAGTAACTTGAATGATTCTAGTGCAAAACAAGTTAAGGACATGGAGAAAATAAAATCTGCACCGAGGCAAAGAGAAGTGTTTACGAAAGATCTAGATAATCCCAG AATGGAAACTAATAGTAAAGCAGCAGAAAGCAGTGGAAATCCAAAAATATTAGCATCTATACTgtcaaataaaaacacttctgcTCAAGAACACAGAACTTCTGCAACTGAAGGTGGTAGGAAGCCCCCTGATCTGTCTGGACTGAAACTTTCGAG ATTAAGCATTGATTCAACAAAATCACCAATTTTGAGAGAGATTAAACCAGTTGGAAATAGTAGTCAGAAAAGTGTTTCAGTAAGCAAAATACCATTTGGTACTGCTCATCTTTCGGACCAGTGTAGGCAAACAATTTCTACCCTATCTGTGAAGCGAGCATTAGAG GATGACACTGCAGATACTAGTGCCTTACATCCAGCTAAACGTCTTTCTCAATCAGTAGCTACGAGCAG GAATTTTTTGGAAACAACAGAAAAGGTTCTCAAAAAG GCACCCATCAATCGCATGGAAGATGATCGCATCAAAAGCACAATCGGAAACTCCCATGAATTGAAGGCTAAAGGAGTAGAGATATCATCCTCGACAAAAAATGATAGCAACATTAAACTGGCTGATGCTTGCAGCAAGGAACTTGATGAC CTTTGCGACATCCTGCGCAAGAAACATGATGAGGCCAAAGAACTACTGGCTCAAGCTATATTGAACAACAATAAGCTGCTGATGCTCAACAATCCCCAGTTGGATGAGAAGAT TCGCGCAACTCAGAATTTGTTTGCCAGATTAACAGTCGGTGGCATTCAAGGATGA
- the LOC131004321 gene encoding uncharacterized protein At4g18490-like isoform X1 has product MADPQKNNRVSVNVKEKDPLQDLEIGNDFFSWKSMSIGEGDGLDFDIAPVSKGNKKLFNFEKADMDFNLDADFGKMSSFNLDISDLDNSPPLKKDAKSKEKPQESSSGKNKGKTDRFAFGFDFDELDDFSFDSPKKEGTKAQSDNKESSSNGSGCQDKEGSTHINETGSKSTSKDGPQKPSLPESRITFDMDFEPTREICPSNFAMDDIVTQEHLAAIDEGPTGEVKGPLETTISREIPNISPSKKLVSRGQVDLEACITNDVMLDLSSDHLSNDEPSGCNSSALENKVDSVDANASGSNGEQDGNMTLVADSTFSYKHTISRNSQHHQAVAVSENIDETSVDNSSAGESKVSCMDTNASSLNGEQDANMVLVAGSPCDYEHTSKASEHDQPVVFSENINGERTQDGIENHAEEDRERAELGQTNSLVEISCTTGDVSGISCDSDTQSSRENQEPSHEMIKSSLTSEPADPLAKPIENITEPLMNFSRPSVQLEKPECPIPKASIQATFSSLSSKQITSAQPSLVKGRNGDAAQSDRKLSLQCSKTLLRGIIPQIQSQKSCSHLNIYGREDPVADGSRNGSNLNDSSAKQVKDMEKIKSAPRQREVFTKDLDNPRMETNSKAAESSGNPKILASILSNKNTSAQEHRTSATEGGRKPPDLSGLKLSRLSIDSTKSPILREIKPVGNSSQKSVSVSKIPFGTAHLSDQCRQTISTLSVKRALEDDTADTSALHPAKRLSQSVATSRNFLETTEKVLKKAPINRMEDDRIKSTIGNSHELKAKGVEISSSTKNDSNIKLADACSKELDDLCDILRKKHDEAKELLAQAILNNNKLLMLNNPQLDEKISFKLSTSTDFVGSIFIIHANTHCVGLYY; this is encoded by the exons ATGGCAGACCCTCAGAAGAATAATCGTGTTTCTGTCAATGTGAAGGAGAAAGATCCTTTGCAAG ATCTGGAAATTGGGAATGATTTCTTTTCTTGGAAATCAATGTCAATTGGAGAGGGGGATGGGCTGGATTTTGACATCGCTCCAGTTTCTAAGGGCAATAAGAAACTATTTAACTTTGAGAAAGC GGATATGGATTTTAATTTGGACGCTGATTTCGGAAAGATGTCATCTTTCAATTTGGATATATCCGATCTGGATAACTCACCACCACTTAAAAAAGATGCAAAATCAAAGGAGAAGCCGCAAGAATCATCCAGTGGAAAGAATAAAGGAAAAACTGATCGCTTTGCTTTTGGATTTGATTTTGACGA GTTGGACGATTTCAGTTTTGACTCCCCAAAAAAAGAAGGTACAAAAGCTCAGAGTGATAACAAAGAAAGTTCTTCAAATGGAAGTGGCTGTCAAGATAAGGAAGGTTCTACTCACATAAATGAAACTGGAAGTAAGAGTACTTCAAAAGATGGACCTCAAAAGCCATCTTTACCAGAGAGCCGGATCACTTTTGACATGGATTTTGAACCCACAAGGGAAATTTGTCCTTCAAATTTTGCCATGGATGACATTGTTACTCAAGAACATTTAGCTGCAATTGATGAAGGACCAACTGGTGAAGTGAAAGGTCCTCTGGAGACAACAATATCCAGGGAAATTCCAAATATCAGTCCATCTAAAAAGTTGGTTTCCCGAGGACAAGTTGATCTTGAAGCTTGTATTACAAATGATGTAATGCTGGACTTGTCATCTGATCATCTGTCTAACGATGAGCCAAGTGGATGTAATTCATCAGCTCTGGAGAATAAGGTTGACTCTgtggatgcaaatgctagtggCTCCAACGGAGAACAAGATGGTAATATGACATTGGTTGCTGATTCAACATTTAGTTACAAACATACAATATCTAGAAACTCACAGCACCACCAGGCTGTTGCAGTCTCCGAGAACATTGATGAGACAAGTGTAGATAATTCATCAGCAGGAGAGAGCAAGGTCAGCTGTATGGATACCAATGCTAGCAGCTTAAATGGAGAACAAGATGCTAACATGGTATTGGTTGCTGGCTCACCCTGTGATTACGAACATACATCTAAAGCCTCCGAGCACGATCAGCCTGTTGTATTCTCAGAAAACATTAATGGCGAAAGGACTCAGGATGGAATCGAAAATCATGCGgaagaagatagagaaagagCTGAACTAGGTCAAACTAATTCACTTGTTGAAATTTCATGTACAACTGGGGATGTATCAGGGATATCCTGTGACAGTGATACACAATCTAGCAGGGAGAATCAGGAACCCTCTCACGAAATGATCAAGTCTTCATTAACCAG TGAGCCAGCTGATCCATTGGCCAAGCCAATTGAGAACATAACAGAACCCCTTATGAATTTCTCACGACCGTCAGTTCAGTTAGAGAAACCTGAATGTCCCATCCCGAAGGCGTCAATCCAAGCAACTTTTTCCTCATTAAGTAGTAAACAGATTACCTCTGCTCAACCAAGTCTAGTTAAAGGAAG GAATGGAGATGCGGCTCAAAGTGACAGAAAACTATCCTTGCAATGTTCTAAAACACTACTGAGGGGGATTATTCCCCAGATTCAGAGTCAGAAAAGTTGCAGTCATCTAAATATTTATGG CAGAGAGGACCCTGTTGCTGATGGTTCGCGAAACGGCAGTAACTTGAATGATTCTAGTGCAAAACAAGTTAAGGACATGGAGAAAATAAAATCTGCACCGAGGCAAAGAGAAGTGTTTACGAAAGATCTAGATAATCCCAG AATGGAAACTAATAGTAAAGCAGCAGAAAGCAGTGGAAATCCAAAAATATTAGCATCTATACTgtcaaataaaaacacttctgcTCAAGAACACAGAACTTCTGCAACTGAAGGTGGTAGGAAGCCCCCTGATCTGTCTGGACTGAAACTTTCGAG ATTAAGCATTGATTCAACAAAATCACCAATTTTGAGAGAGATTAAACCAGTTGGAAATAGTAGTCAGAAAAGTGTTTCAGTAAGCAAAATACCATTTGGTACTGCTCATCTTTCGGACCAGTGTAGGCAAACAATTTCTACCCTATCTGTGAAGCGAGCATTAGAG GATGACACTGCAGATACTAGTGCCTTACATCCAGCTAAACGTCTTTCTCAATCAGTAGCTACGAGCAG GAATTTTTTGGAAACAACAGAAAAGGTTCTCAAAAAG GCACCCATCAATCGCATGGAAGATGATCGCATCAAAAGCACAATCGGAAACTCCCATGAATTGAAGGCTAAAGGAGTAGAGATATCATCCTCGACAAAAAATGATAGCAACATTAAACTGGCTGATGCTTGCAGCAAGGAACTTGATGAC CTTTGCGACATCCTGCGCAAGAAACATGATGAGGCCAAAGAACTACTGGCTCAAGCTATATTGAACAACAATAAGCTGCTGATGCTCAACAATCCCCAGTTGGATGAGAAGATATCCTTCAAGCTTTCCACTTCTACAGATTTTGTGGGTTCGATTTTCATAATTCATGCGAATACACACTGTGTTGGCCTTTACTACTGA